From one Triticum urartu cultivar G1812 chromosome 3, Tu2.1, whole genome shotgun sequence genomic stretch:
- the LOC125549073 gene encoding major pollen allergen Art v 1-like, with protein sequence MAFSGAQMLAAFTMGFLLMALCVEARVCMSPSKSYKRSPCKNVRCTAACHKEHFKGGYCSSKKSIVGDDHNEDNEENFYKKRPKKKTCMCTHECGKAPPPPSEPDVPEPPGEPVVPDPQKKPPPPYERDVPEPPLGEHKKKKPPPAADQ encoded by the exons ATGGCGTTCAGCGGCGCCCAGATGCTCGCTGCCTTCACCATGGGCTTTCTTCTCATGGCCTTAT GTGTGGAGGCTCGGGTATGCATGTCCCCTAGCAAGTCGTACAAAAGGAGCCCTTGCAAGAACGTGCGCTGCACCGCGGCCTGTCACAAAGAACACTTCAAGGGTGGGTACTGCTCCAGTAAGAAGTCAATTGTTGGCGATGACCACAACGAAGACAACGAGGAGAACTTCTATAAGAAACGTCCTAAGAAAAAGACGTGCATGTGTACACATGAATGCGGTAAAGCCCCGCCACCACCGTCAGAACCTGATGTGCCAGAGCCACCGGGTGAACCCGTGGTGCCGGATCCTCAGAAGAAGCCGCCACCGCCATATGAACGTGACGTGCCGGAGCCGCCCTTGGGAGAACACAAGAAGAAGAAGCCGCCGCCAGCTGCGGACCAGTGA